The following proteins are co-located in the Myxocyprinus asiaticus isolate MX2 ecotype Aquarium Trade chromosome 18, UBuf_Myxa_2, whole genome shotgun sequence genome:
- the LOC127455936 gene encoding sodium- and chloride-dependent GABA transporter 2-like isoform X2 has protein sequence MYYIIILAWALFYLVYSFSSQLPWASCDNTWNTDDCVNLAAKNLTLNRTAQINTTSATTEFWERRVLSISGGIEEMGKIKWEILLCLIVMWIICYFCIWKGVKSTGKVVYFTATFPYVMLLVLLIRGLTLPGALQGVVFYLYPEPARLSDPQVWMEAGAQIFFSYSVCVGTLTVLGSYNQYNNNCYRDTLQLCLLNSGTSVVAGFAVFSVLGFMANKQGIPIEEVAESGPGLAFIAYPQAVAMMPLSQLWAACFFIMIILLGIDTQFVAMESVITSVMDLFPMLLRKAGRREIFLLLFCLICFFGQLAMVTKGGMYVFQLFDYYACNGACVLFLSVFESLAMGWIFGAERMFDIIENMTRSRPNYIFMLCWKYLTPLVSLVSFVYSLVEYQPLTFNRWYVYPGWAYALGWLLALSSILLVPGCALGRLIAGKGSLKQRWLHLCSPDKNLPLTCKQRAEIQEITLTTEMEDLVRRNPEEHGH, from the exons ATGTATTACATCATCATTCTGGCCTGGGCACTTTTCTATCTTGTCTACTCTTTCAGCTCCCAACTGCCATGGGCCAGCTGTGATAACACCTGGAACACAG atGACTGTGTAAATCTTGCTGCAAAGAATCTTACTCTCAACCGGACAGCACAAATTAATACAACCTCAGCAACTACTGAGTTCTGGGA ACGCAGAGTGCTGTCAATCTCTGGCGGTATTGAGGAGATGGGTAAGATCAAATGGGAGATTCTTCTGTGTCTCATTGTAATGTGGATCATATGCTATTTCTGTATCTGGAAAGGAGTCAAATCTACAGGCAAG GTTGTGTATTTCACAGCCACATTTCCTTACGTGATGTTACTGGTGTTGTTGATTCGTGGGTTGACTCTGCCTGGAGCCCTGCAGGGGGTTGTGTTTTACCTGTACCCTGAACCAGCCCGCCTCTCTGACCCACAG GTTTGGATGGAAGCTGGAGCTCAGATCTTTTTCTCCTACAGTGTGTGTGTTGGAACTCTCACTGTATTAGGCAGCTACAATCAATACAACAACAACTGCTACAG GGACACCTTGCAACTGTGCCTACTAAACAGTGGCACAAGTGTGGTGGCTGGCTTTGCTGTGTTCTCAGTTCTGGGCTTCATGGCAAATAAGCAAGGTATCCCTATTGAGGAGGTTGCAGAATCAG GTCCAGGACTTGCGTTCATAGCTTATCCACAGGCAGTAGCTATGATGCCTCTCTCTCAGTTGTGGGCTGCATGTTTCTTCATCATGATAATTTTGCTGGGGATAGATACACAG TTTGTTGCAATGGAAAGTGTCATTACATCAGTAATGGACCTTTTCCCCATGTTGCTGCGCAAAGCTGGACGTCGAGAAATTTTCCTTCTTCTTTTCTGTCTCATTTGCTTCTTTGGACAGCTTGCCATGGTCACAAAG GGGGGGATGTATGTATTCcagttgtttgattattatgccTGCAATGGAGCCTGTGTTCTGTTCCTGTCTGTGTTTGAGTCTCTGGCAATGGGTTGGATCTTTG GGGCTGAAAGAATGTTTGACATCATTGAAAACATGACAAGATCACGACCCAACTACATATTCATGTTGTGCTGGAAATATCTGACTCCTCTTGTGTCTCTG GTGTCTTTTGTTTATTCTCTTGTGGAGTACCAGCCCCTGACTTTTAACCGCTGGTATGTGTACCCGGGTTGGGCGTATGCACTTGGCTGGCTTCTGGCCCTGTCCTCTATACTGCTGGTGCCTGGATGTGCACTGGGCCGACTCATTGCTGGCAAAGGCAGCCTGAAACAG CGTTGGCTTCACCTGTGTAGTCCTGACAAAAACCTCCCGCTTACCTGTAAGCAACGAGCTGAAATTCAGGAAATTACTTTGACCACAGAGATGGAAGACTTGGTCAGGAGAAACCCAGAGGAACATGGACACTGA
- the LOC127455936 gene encoding sodium- and chloride-dependent GABA transporter 2-like isoform X1, which yields MNRIDGQIEERGYWGSKAEFILAVAGNVVGLGNVWRFPYLCYKYGGGAFLIPYLVFVVTCGVPLFLLETAMGQYTREGGITCWHRLCPLAEGIGYAGQLILLYSCMYYIIILAWALFYLVYSFSSQLPWASCDNTWNTDDCVNLAAKNLTLNRTAQINTTSATTEFWERRVLSISGGIEEMGKIKWEILLCLIVMWIICYFCIWKGVKSTGKVVYFTATFPYVMLLVLLIRGLTLPGALQGVVFYLYPEPARLSDPQVWMEAGAQIFFSYSVCVGTLTVLGSYNQYNNNCYRDTLQLCLLNSGTSVVAGFAVFSVLGFMANKQGIPIEEVAESGPGLAFIAYPQAVAMMPLSQLWAACFFIMIILLGIDTQFVAMESVITSVMDLFPMLLRKAGRREIFLLLFCLICFFGQLAMVTKGGMYVFQLFDYYACNGACVLFLSVFESLAMGWIFGAERMFDIIENMTRSRPNYIFMLCWKYLTPLVSLVSFVYSLVEYQPLTFNRWYVYPGWAYALGWLLALSSILLVPGCALGRLIAGKGSLKQRWLHLCSPDKNLPLTCKQRAEIQEITLTTEMEDLVRRNPEEHGH from the exons ATGAACAGAATAGATGGACAAATAGAGGAAAGAGGGTACTGGGGGAGTAAAGCAGAGTTTATTCTGGCTGTGGCAGGGAATGTGGTTGGATTAGGAAATGTGTGGAGGTTTCCCTACCTCTGCTACAAGTATGGAGGAG GGGCATTCTTGATACCTTACCTGGTGTTTGTGGTTACCTGTGGAGTGCCTTTGTTTCTGCTGGAGACAGCAATGGGACAGTACACACGGGAAGGTGGCATTACATGCTGGCATCGCCTCTGTCCATTGGCTGAGG GTATTGGTTATGCAGGACAGCTGATTCTGCTGTACAGCTGCATGTATTACATCATCATTCTGGCCTGGGCACTTTTCTATCTTGTCTACTCTTTCAGCTCCCAACTGCCATGGGCCAGCTGTGATAACACCTGGAACACAG atGACTGTGTAAATCTTGCTGCAAAGAATCTTACTCTCAACCGGACAGCACAAATTAATACAACCTCAGCAACTACTGAGTTCTGGGA ACGCAGAGTGCTGTCAATCTCTGGCGGTATTGAGGAGATGGGTAAGATCAAATGGGAGATTCTTCTGTGTCTCATTGTAATGTGGATCATATGCTATTTCTGTATCTGGAAAGGAGTCAAATCTACAGGCAAG GTTGTGTATTTCACAGCCACATTTCCTTACGTGATGTTACTGGTGTTGTTGATTCGTGGGTTGACTCTGCCTGGAGCCCTGCAGGGGGTTGTGTTTTACCTGTACCCTGAACCAGCCCGCCTCTCTGACCCACAG GTTTGGATGGAAGCTGGAGCTCAGATCTTTTTCTCCTACAGTGTGTGTGTTGGAACTCTCACTGTATTAGGCAGCTACAATCAATACAACAACAACTGCTACAG GGACACCTTGCAACTGTGCCTACTAAACAGTGGCACAAGTGTGGTGGCTGGCTTTGCTGTGTTCTCAGTTCTGGGCTTCATGGCAAATAAGCAAGGTATCCCTATTGAGGAGGTTGCAGAATCAG GTCCAGGACTTGCGTTCATAGCTTATCCACAGGCAGTAGCTATGATGCCTCTCTCTCAGTTGTGGGCTGCATGTTTCTTCATCATGATAATTTTGCTGGGGATAGATACACAG TTTGTTGCAATGGAAAGTGTCATTACATCAGTAATGGACCTTTTCCCCATGTTGCTGCGCAAAGCTGGACGTCGAGAAATTTTCCTTCTTCTTTTCTGTCTCATTTGCTTCTTTGGACAGCTTGCCATGGTCACAAAG GGGGGGATGTATGTATTCcagttgtttgattattatgccTGCAATGGAGCCTGTGTTCTGTTCCTGTCTGTGTTTGAGTCTCTGGCAATGGGTTGGATCTTTG GGGCTGAAAGAATGTTTGACATCATTGAAAACATGACAAGATCACGACCCAACTACATATTCATGTTGTGCTGGAAATATCTGACTCCTCTTGTGTCTCTG GTGTCTTTTGTTTATTCTCTTGTGGAGTACCAGCCCCTGACTTTTAACCGCTGGTATGTGTACCCGGGTTGGGCGTATGCACTTGGCTGGCTTCTGGCCCTGTCCTCTATACTGCTGGTGCCTGGATGTGCACTGGGCCGACTCATTGCTGGCAAAGGCAGCCTGAAACAG CGTTGGCTTCACCTGTGTAGTCCTGACAAAAACCTCCCGCTTACCTGTAAGCAACGAGCTGAAATTCAGGAAATTACTTTGACCACAGAGATGGAAGACTTGGTCAGGAGAAACCCAGAGGAACATGGACACTGA